The following proteins come from a genomic window of Trifolium pratense cultivar HEN17-A07 linkage group LG4, ARS_RC_1.1, whole genome shotgun sequence:
- the LOC123881480 gene encoding pentatricopeptide repeat-containing protein At4g19440, chloroplastic, with amino-acid sequence MHFAMDFAKHITTKPPLIFTRPLTWITSTIPRYQPRHSPPPPPPPPPLPDSNKPQLTSLPSILSHKVLDSSKCKTILPHLTSHEFERLFFIHHSTVNLKTTLDFFRFASTQYKFRFTVRSNCLLIRLLLASNHLPRARFMLKRLINGNVLTPLKNIDGRLSEIASSFLELNRLTDQSYGELDLLLYILCSQFQHLGFHWAFDIFTLFTSNGVFPSLKTCNFLMSSLVKSNELHKSYRVFDAVCRGGISLDVYTYATAINAFSKGGKVDDAVGLFFKMEEQGVLPNVVTYNNLIDGLCKCGRLEEAFRFKDKMVENKVNPSLVTYGILVNGLMKAGKFDEVNSVLVEMYSKGFSPNEFVFNALIDGYCRKGNMNDALRIRDDLKLKGLKPNAVTFNTLLQGFCRSNQMEQAEQVLEYLLSNGLSVNEDACSYVINLLCNSSRFDSALEIVKELLLRNIRVNDSLLTLLVCGLCKCGKHSEAIQLWFRLADKGLPANTATSNGLLDGLCERGNMEEVFAVGKQMVERGLILDGISYNTLIFGCCKSGKIEEAFKLKEEMVKQGFKPDTYTYNFLMKGLADKGKLDDVDKVLHEALERGVVPNIYTYALMLEGYCKADRIDNAVSLFNNLVHKEVELSSVVYNILIAAHSKAGNFMEAFKLRDAMKSRDILPTIPTYSSIIHGMCRIGRIEEAKEIFEEMRNEGLMPNVFCYTALIGGYCKLGQMDEVYSILQEMTSKCIQPNKITYTIMIDGYCKLGNTKEATKLLNEMISNGISPDTVTYNVLQKGYCMEKELDETLQCNQVPNTGVPIEEITYATLVEKLHPHTDAAISNQD; translated from the coding sequence ATGCACTTCGCAATGGATTTCGCAAAACACATAACCACAAAACCTCCCTTAATCTTCACACGTCCTTTAACCTGGATAACTTCCACTATCCCCCGTTACCAACCCCGCCACTCTCCACCGCCACCGCCACCGCCGCCGCCACTGCCAGATTCAAACAAACCGCAACTAACTTCTCTACCTTCTATCCTTTCTCACAAAGTTCTAGATTCTTCCAAATGCAAAACGATTTTACCTCATTTAACATCTCACGAATTCGAACGCTTATTCTTCATTCATCATTCCACCGTTAACCTCAAAACGACGCTCGATTTCTTCCGTTTTGCTTCAACTCAATACAAGTTTCGTTTCACCGTTCGTTCTAACTGTCTTTTGATTCGTTTGCTTCTTGCTTCGAATCATTTGCCGCGTGCTAGGTTTATGTTGAAACGTTTAATCAACGGCAATGTTTTGACGCCGTTGAAAAACATTGACGGTAGGCTTAGTGAGATTGCTTCGTCGTTTCTTGAACTGAATCGGTTAACGGATCAAAGTTACGGTGAATTGGATTTGTTGCTTTATATTTTGTGTTCACAGTTTCAGCATTTAGGTTTTCATTGGGCTTTTGATATTTTCACATTGTTTACTAGTAATGGTGTTTTTCCGTCGCTTAAAACATGTAATTTTTTGATGAGTTCTTTGGTGAAATCCAATGAACTTCACAAGAGTTATAGAGTTTTTGACGCCGTTTGTCGTGGTGGTATTTCTCTTGATGTTTACACGTATGCAACTGCGATTAACGCGTTTAGTAAGGGTGGAAAGGTTGATGATGCGGttggtttgtttttcaaaatgGAGGAGCAAGGTGTTTTGCCTAATGTGGTTACTTACAATAACTTGATTGATGGGTTATGTAAGTGTggaaggttagaagaagctttTAGGTTTAAAGATAAGATGGTTGAGAACAAAGTTAACCCTAGTTTAGTTACTTACGGTATTCTTGTTAATGGTTTGATGAAGGCTGGGAAATTTGATGAGGTGAATTCGGTTTTGGTTGAAATGTATAGCAAGGGGTTTTCCCCTAATGAGTTTGTTTTTAATGCACTTATTGATGGATATTGCAGGAAAGGGAATATGAATGATGCATTGAGGATTAGGGATGACCTGAAGTTGAAGGGATTGAAACCTAATGCTGTTACTTTTAATACTCTTTTACAGGGTTTTTGTAGGAGCAATCAAATGGAGCAAGCTGAGCAAGTGTTAGAGTACTTGTTATCGAACGGTTTGTCCGTTAACGAGGATGCTTGTTCTTATGTGATTAACTTGTTATGCAATAGTTCCAGGTTTGATTCGGCCTTGGAAATTGTCAAGGAGTTGTTATTGAGGAACATTAGGGTTAATGATAGCTTGCTAACTTTGTTGGTCTGTGGACTTTGTAAATGTGGAAAACACTCAGAGGCGATTCAGCTTTGGTTTAGACTAGCAGATAAAGGGCTTCCAGCGAATACTGCGACATCGAATGGGCTTCTCGATGGACTTTGTGAAAGGGGGAACATGGAAGAGGTCTTTGCGGTAGGCAAACAAATGGTGGAGAGAGGTTTGATACTCGATGGGATTTCATACAACACACTAATTTTTGGCTGTTGTAAATCAGGTAAAATCGAGGAAGCTTTCAAGCTTAAGGAAGAGATGGTGAAGCAAGGATTCAAACCTGATACTTATACCTACAATTTCCTAATGAAAGGGTTAGCTGATAAGGGTAAACTAGATGATGTTGATAAGGTTTTGCATGAAGCCTTAGAACGTGGCGTGGTTCCAAATATCTATACATATGCATTAATGTTGGAAGGATATTGTAAGGCTGATAGGATTGATAATGCTGTGAGCTTGTTCAACAATTTAGTTCATAAGGAAGTAGAACTTAGTTCTGTTGTTTATAACATACTTATTGCAGCCCATAGTAAAGCTGGGAATTTTATGGAAGCCTTCAAACTCCGTGATGCTATGAAAAGTAGGGACATTCTTCCTACGATTCCCACATATTCTTCTATAATACATGGAATGTGCCGTATTGGCCGTATTGAGGAGGCGAAGGAAATTTTTGAAGAAATGAGAAATGAAGGATTGATGCCAAATGTGTTTTGTTACACTGCTCTAATTGGTGGTTACTGTAAATTAGGTCAGATGGATGAAGTTTATAGTATCTTACAGGAAATGACATCAAAATGTATACAGCCTAATAAAATTACATACACTATTATGATTGATGGTTATTGTAAATTGGGAAATACGAAAGAAGCGACTAAGCTTTTAAATGAAATGATATCAAATGGAATATCACCGGATACTGTTACTTACAATGTATTGCAAAAAGGATATTGCATGGAAAAGGAGCTCGATGAAACTCTTCAATGCAATCAGGTGCCTAATACAGGAGTACCCATAGAAGAAATAACATATGCCACATTGGTTGAGAAGTTGCATCCACACACAGATGCAGCAATTAGTAATCAAGATTAA
- the LOC123881479 gene encoding LOB domain-containing protein 23-like, which yields MIYGRCAACKSQRRRCPSDCIFSPYFPPNDPQRFAYVHKIYGGSNVGKMLQQLPEYLREQAVNTLYLEAQSRIQDPVYGCVGIVSKLYQQIHDTEAELAKIQTQIACHKLQNQQFEVESNFNVLSTVDAESKLNFLPTQSNSMEQIQWPNHVPNLFN from the exons ATGATTTATGGTAGGTGTGCAGCTTGCAAGAGTCAAAGAAGAAGGTGTCCTTCAGATTGCATATTCTCTCCTTATTTCCCTCCCAATGATCCTCAAAGATTTGCTTATGTTCACAAAATCTATGGTGGTAGCAATGTTGGAAAAATGCTTCAG CAATTACCTGAATATTTACGAGAACAAGCTGTAAATACTTTGTATTTAGAAGCACAAAGTAGGATTCAAGATCCAGTTTATGGATGTGTTGGGATTGTCTCAAAATTGTATCAACAAATCCATGATACAGAAGCTGAACTGGCCAAAATCCAAACTCAAATTGCTTGTCATAAGCTCCAAAATCAACAATTTGAAGTTGAATCAAATTTCAATGTCTTGTCCACAGTTGATGCTGAATCAAAATTGAACTTCTTGCCAACACAAAGTAATAGCATGGAGCAGATTCAGTGGCCTAATCATGTTCCTAATTTGTTCAATTAA